A DNA window from Bradyrhizobium barranii subsp. barranii contains the following coding sequences:
- the argB gene encoding acetylglutamate kinase, protein MTDISPLDQARILSEALPHMQQYDEETIVIKYGGHAMGDEETAKNFARDIVLLEQTAINPVVVHGGGPQIATMLKRLGIQSEFAAGLRITDAATIEIVEMVLAGSVNKQIVGYINEAGGKAVGLSGKDANMVKASKTTRTIVDPGSNIEKAIDLGFVGDPEKVDLTLLNQLIGYELIPVLAPLATSKDGQTLNVNADTFAGAVAGALKAKRLLLLTDVPGVLDKSKKLIPQLSVKDARKLIADGTISGGMIPKVETCIYALEQGVEGVVIIDGKMQHAVLLELFTNTGTGTLIHK, encoded by the coding sequence ATGACCGACATCTCCCCGCTCGACCAGGCCCGCATCCTGTCCGAAGCGCTGCCGCACATGCAGCAGTACGACGAGGAAACCATCGTCATCAAATATGGCGGCCATGCCATGGGCGACGAGGAGACCGCGAAGAACTTTGCCCGCGACATCGTGCTGCTGGAGCAGACCGCGATCAACCCGGTGGTGGTGCATGGCGGCGGGCCGCAGATCGCGACCATGCTCAAGCGCCTCGGCATCCAGTCGGAGTTCGCAGCAGGCCTGCGCATCACCGATGCCGCGACCATCGAGATCGTCGAGATGGTGCTGGCCGGCTCCGTCAACAAGCAGATCGTCGGCTACATCAACGAAGCCGGCGGCAAGGCCGTGGGGCTGTCGGGCAAGGACGCCAACATGGTGAAGGCGTCGAAGACGACGCGCACCATCGTCGATCCGGGTTCGAACATCGAGAAGGCGATCGATCTCGGCTTCGTCGGCGACCCCGAGAAGGTCGACCTCACGCTGCTGAACCAGCTGATCGGCTACGAGCTGATCCCGGTGCTGGCGCCGCTCGCGACCTCCAAGGACGGCCAGACGCTCAACGTCAACGCCGACACCTTTGCCGGCGCGGTCGCCGGCGCGCTGAAGGCGAAGCGCCTGCTGCTGCTCACCGACGTGCCGGGCGTGCTCGACAAGTCGAAGAAGCTGATCCCGCAGCTTTCGGTGAAGGACGCGCGAAAACTGATCGCCGACGGGACCATTTCCGGCGGCATGATTCCGAAGGTCGAGACCTGCATCTACGCGCTCGAACAGGGCGTGGAGGGCGTCGTCATCATCGACGGCAAGATGCAGCACGCGGTGCTGCTCGAGCTCTTCACCAACACCGGCACGGGAACGCTGATCCATAAGTGA
- a CDS encoding DNA recombination protein RmuC codes for MNEIIFLAGDWPVRTIDALIGFGALVVILLVVIAVVIARSGRRGAELAMANAIRADELEERLSQVLHAQSEAAGRADAMTQALAGRQADMARAVNERLDSVTHRVGQSMEHSTRNTMESLRALHERLGIIDNAHKNLTDLTTQVTTLRDVLANKQSRGAFGQARMEAIVQDGLPKGAYEFQFTLSTGKRPDCVVFLPDQRPLCIDAKFPLEAMTALHDARTDEEKRIATQRLRGDVMKHVSDIADKYLVAGETQEMALMFVPSESVYAEIHDGFDDVIQKAYRARVVLVSPSLLMLAIQVMQQIMKDARMRDAADQIRTEVIKLGDDLGRLRDRVLKLQKHFADANEDVRQVLISADKIEKRAGRIEELDFSKTDAPEGPHLVATGAADLFPRKLQAGE; via the coding sequence ATGAACGAGATCATTTTCCTGGCTGGCGACTGGCCGGTCCGCACCATCGATGCGCTGATCGGCTTCGGCGCCCTCGTCGTCATCCTGCTGGTGGTGATCGCGGTCGTGATCGCGCGATCCGGGCGGCGCGGCGCGGAACTCGCCATGGCCAATGCCATCCGCGCCGACGAGCTCGAGGAGCGCCTCAGCCAGGTACTGCACGCCCAGAGCGAAGCTGCCGGCCGAGCCGACGCCATGACCCAGGCGCTGGCCGGCCGCCAGGCCGACATGGCGCGCGCGGTCAACGAGCGGCTGGATTCGGTGACCCATCGAGTCGGCCAGTCCATGGAACACTCGACGCGCAACACCATGGAGAGCCTGCGCGCCCTGCACGAGCGGCTCGGCATCATCGACAACGCGCACAAGAACCTGACCGACCTCACCACGCAGGTGACCACCCTGCGCGACGTGCTCGCCAACAAGCAGTCGCGCGGCGCCTTCGGCCAGGCGCGGATGGAGGCGATCGTCCAGGACGGCTTGCCGAAGGGCGCCTACGAGTTCCAGTTCACGCTCTCGACGGGAAAGCGGCCTGATTGCGTGGTGTTCCTGCCCGACCAGCGGCCGCTCTGCATCGACGCAAAGTTTCCGCTGGAGGCGATGACCGCGCTGCACGACGCCCGCACCGACGAGGAGAAGCGCATCGCCACGCAGCGGCTGCGCGGCGACGTGATGAAGCATGTCAGCGACATCGCCGACAAATATCTCGTCGCCGGCGAGACCCAGGAGATGGCGCTGATGTTCGTGCCGTCGGAATCCGTCTATGCGGAAATCCATGACGGTTTCGACGACGTGATCCAGAAGGCCTATCGCGCCCGTGTCGTGCTGGTGTCGCCCTCGCTCTTGATGCTCGCGATCCAGGTGATGCAGCAGATCATGAAGGACGCGCGCATGCGCGACGCCGCCGACCAGATCCGCACCGAGGTGATCAAGCTCGGCGACGATTTGGGACGCCTGCGCGACCGCGTGCTGAAATTGCAGAAGCATTTTGCCGACGCCAACGAGGACGTGCGGCAGGTGCTGATCTCCGCCGACAAGATCGAGAAGCGCGCGGGGCGAATCGAG
- a CDS encoding DUF423 domain-containing protein, with amino-acid sequence MTLAFRLLIGLAGLMGAAGVALAAASAHGADASRLASASAMLLFHATAILAGVALLARGLLHGGIGLVAAFGFVIGAALFAGDLTLRQYAGHSLFPYAAPTGGTVMILSWLAVTLAAVVARK; translated from the coding sequence GTGACGCTCGCGTTCCGCCTGCTGATTGGGCTTGCCGGTTTGATGGGCGCCGCCGGCGTCGCGCTGGCCGCCGCCTCCGCCCACGGCGCCGACGCCAGCCGGCTCGCCTCCGCCAGCGCCATGCTGCTGTTTCACGCAACTGCCATACTCGCGGGCGTCGCCCTGCTCGCGCGCGGCCTTCTGCACGGCGGAATTGGCCTCGTCGCGGCGTTCGGCTTCGTGATCGGCGCCGCGCTGTTCGCGGGCGATCTCACCTTGCGGCAATATGCGGGGCACTCGCTGTTTCCGTATGCCGCGCCCACGGGTGGAACGGTGATGATCCTGAGCTGGCTGGCGGTGACGCTCGCGGCGGTGGTGGCGCGGAAGTAG
- the dapD gene encoding 2,3,4,5-tetrahydropyridine-2,6-dicarboxylate N-succinyltransferase, which yields MSLSALESTINSAFDARDGISTSTKGEVREAVDQALEILDKGEARVAERGADGKWKVNQWLKKAVLLSFRLNDMGVIPGGSGKATWWDKVPSKFEGWGENRFRDAGFRAVPGSVVRRSAFIAKNVVLMPSFVNLGAYVDESTMVDTWATVGSCAQIGKRVHISGGAGIGGVLEPLQAEPVIIEDDCFIGARSEVAEGVIVRKGAVLAMGVFLGASTKIVDRETGEIFIGEVPEYSVVVPGALPGKPMKNGQIGPSTACAVIVKRVDERTRSKTSINELLRD from the coding sequence ATGTCCCTGTCCGCCCTCGAATCCACCATCAACAGCGCCTTCGACGCGCGTGACGGCATCTCGACCTCGACCAAGGGCGAGGTGCGCGAGGCCGTGGACCAGGCGCTGGAGATTCTGGACAAGGGCGAGGCCCGCGTCGCCGAGCGCGGGGCCGATGGCAAGTGGAAGGTCAATCAATGGCTGAAGAAGGCCGTGCTGCTGTCCTTCCGCCTCAACGACATGGGTGTCATTCCCGGCGGTTCCGGCAAGGCGACCTGGTGGGACAAGGTGCCCTCGAAGTTCGAGGGCTGGGGCGAGAACCGTTTTCGCGATGCCGGCTTTCGCGCGGTGCCGGGTTCGGTCGTGCGCCGCTCGGCCTTCATTGCCAAGAACGTCGTGCTGATGCCGTCCTTCGTCAATCTCGGCGCCTATGTCGATGAGAGCACCATGGTCGACACCTGGGCGACCGTCGGCTCCTGCGCGCAGATCGGCAAGCGCGTGCACATCTCCGGCGGCGCCGGCATCGGCGGCGTGCTCGAGCCGCTGCAGGCCGAGCCCGTGATCATCGAGGACGATTGCTTCATCGGCGCGCGCTCGGAAGTCGCCGAAGGCGTGATCGTGCGCAAGGGCGCGGTGCTCGCCATGGGCGTGTTCCTGGGCGCCTCCACCAAGATCGTCGACCGCGAGACCGGCGAGATCTTCATCGGCGAAGTGCCGGAATATTCGGTGGTCGTGCCCGGCGCGCTGCCCGGCAAGCCGATGAAGAACGGCCAGATCGGCCCGAGCACGGCCTGCGCCGTGATCGTCAAGCGCGTCGACGAGCGCACGCGCTCGAAGACCAGCATCAACGAGCTGCTGCGGGATTAA
- a CDS encoding DUF805 domain-containing protein, whose protein sequence is MDWTWYLFRFDGRINRALLWQALLIVALLAALLGVIGQVIHLINAEGALMLSLKLDFDFGLDDLFKLVDPRAYRSLAPVDRTNLILKAFGLSLFLWIYLATAIKRLHDRDRSGWWLVPFFFLPGLYNQFSDLLPNSTWMLPFWLVASILWLWGFVEMFIVSGSAGDNRFGPDPLAKTEDGSSPAKSWDQQRELELVPPSASPPGGMHVKRSA, encoded by the coding sequence ATGGACTGGACCTGGTACCTCTTCCGCTTCGACGGCCGCATCAACCGCGCTTTGCTGTGGCAGGCGCTGCTCATCGTCGCGCTGCTGGCGGCCCTGCTCGGCGTGATCGGTCAGGTGATCCACCTCATCAACGCCGAGGGGGCGTTGATGCTATCCCTGAAACTCGATTTCGACTTCGGCCTCGACGACCTCTTCAAGCTGGTCGATCCCCGGGCCTATCGCTCGCTGGCGCCCGTTGATCGCACGAACCTGATCCTGAAGGCGTTCGGCTTGTCGCTGTTCCTCTGGATCTATCTCGCGACTGCGATCAAGCGGCTGCATGATCGCGACAGGAGTGGCTGGTGGCTCGTTCCGTTCTTCTTCCTGCCCGGCCTGTACAACCAGTTCTCGGACCTGCTGCCGAACTCCACCTGGATGCTTCCGTTCTGGCTGGTCGCGTCCATCCTGTGGCTGTGGGGGTTTGTCGAGATGTTCATCGTATCAGGCAGCGCCGGCGATAACCGGTTCGGTCCTGATCCATTGGCCAAGACCGAGGACGGCTCGTCCCCTGCAAAAAGCTGGGACCAGCAACGCGAGCTCGAATTGGTGCCGCCCAGCGCTAGCCCACCCGGCGGCATGCATGTTAAGCGGAGCGCATGA
- the dapE gene encoding succinyl-diaminopimelate desuccinylase, translated as MTDALSIARDLIRCPSVTPADAGALGVLEKALNAAGFTCHRVTFSEPDTADVDNLYARIGTEGPHITFAGHTDVVPPGDENAWSVGAFSGEVKDGFLHGRGAVDMKGGIACSVAAVLEHLAANGGTPRADGKGSISFLITGDEEDVSINGTIKLLKWAAERGEKFDHCVLGEPSNVETLGDTIKVGRRGSQSGTLYVDGVQGHVAYPHRASNPVPDISRLIVAISDEPLDHGSAQFQASNLEFTSVDVGNKANNVIPGEARAKFNIRYNDNHTQASLRELVETRLTKACGNRIKARIVWEPSNSNVFVTKPGPFTDLAVSAIEEVTGRKPELSTSGGTSDARFISSYCPVIEFGLVGQTMHQVDERVPVVDLERLTQVYRGILTRYFG; from the coding sequence ATGACCGATGCTCTCTCGATTGCCCGCGATCTCATCCGCTGCCCCTCGGTAACTCCGGCCGATGCCGGTGCGTTGGGCGTGCTTGAGAAAGCCCTCAACGCTGCCGGCTTCACTTGCCACCGCGTGACCTTCTCCGAACCCGACACCGCCGACGTCGACAATCTCTATGCGCGGATCGGCACTGAAGGCCCGCACATCACCTTCGCCGGCCACACCGACGTGGTGCCACCCGGCGACGAGAACGCCTGGAGCGTCGGCGCGTTCTCGGGCGAGGTGAAGGACGGCTTTCTGCACGGCCGCGGCGCGGTCGACATGAAGGGCGGGATCGCCTGCTCGGTGGCAGCCGTGCTCGAGCATCTCGCCGCCAATGGCGGCACGCCGCGCGCCGATGGAAAGGGCTCGATCTCATTCCTGATCACGGGCGACGAGGAAGACGTCTCCATCAACGGCACCATCAAGTTGCTGAAATGGGCCGCGGAGCGCGGCGAAAAGTTCGACCATTGCGTGCTCGGCGAGCCCTCCAACGTCGAGACGCTCGGCGACACCATCAAGGTCGGCCGCCGCGGCTCGCAATCCGGCACGCTCTACGTCGACGGCGTGCAGGGCCATGTCGCCTATCCGCACCGTGCATCCAATCCGGTGCCTGATATCTCGCGGCTGATCGTGGCGATCAGTGACGAGCCGCTCGACCATGGCAGCGCGCAATTCCAGGCCTCCAATCTCGAATTCACCTCGGTGGACGTCGGCAACAAGGCCAACAACGTCATCCCCGGCGAGGCCCGCGCAAAATTCAACATCCGCTACAATGACAACCACACCCAGGCATCCTTGCGCGAGCTGGTCGAGACGCGCCTGACGAAAGCCTGCGGCAACCGCATCAAGGCTCGCATCGTCTGGGAGCCCTCGAACTCGAATGTGTTCGTGACCAAGCCCGGCCCGTTCACCGATCTTGCGGTGTCGGCGATCGAAGAGGTGACGGGCCGCAAGCCGGAGCTGTCGACCTCAGGCGGCACCTCGGATGCGCGCTTCATCTCGAGCTATTGCCCAGTGATCGAGTTCGGCTTGGTCGGCCAGACCATGCACCAGGTCGACGAGCGCGTGCCGGTGGTGGATTTGGAGAGATTGACGCAGGTGTATCGGGGGATACTGACGCGGTATTTTGGGTAG
- the yihA gene encoding ribosome biogenesis GTP-binding protein YihA/YsxC: MTDDKDAKLIETGRKLFTRDWQFIWASPSIATLPPMDGLEIAFAGRSNVGKSSLINALTGRNALARTSHTPGRTQELIFFEVPGKKDLRLVDMPGYGYAKAPKTQVASWTELIHKFLLGRASLARVYVLIDARHGLKDVDLEILGTLDRSAVSYQIVLTKADQVKASELESRITETEAALAKHPAAFPNVLATSSRSSTGMAELRAAMAKLLEERTS; the protein is encoded by the coding sequence ATGACCGACGACAAAGATGCGAAGCTGATCGAGACCGGGCGAAAGCTGTTCACCCGCGACTGGCAGTTCATCTGGGCCTCGCCCTCGATTGCGACGCTGCCGCCGATGGACGGGCTGGAGATCGCCTTTGCCGGCCGCTCCAATGTCGGCAAGTCCAGCCTGATCAACGCGCTGACCGGCCGCAACGCGCTTGCGCGCACCTCGCATACGCCGGGCCGCACCCAGGAACTGATCTTCTTCGAGGTCCCCGGCAAGAAGGACCTGCGCCTCGTCGACATGCCCGGCTACGGCTACGCCAAGGCGCCGAAGACGCAAGTCGCGTCCTGGACCGAGCTGATCCACAAATTCCTGCTGGGGCGCGCCTCGCTCGCGCGCGTCTACGTGCTGATCGACGCGCGGCATGGCCTCAAGGACGTCGATCTCGAAATCCTGGGGACGCTCGACCGTTCCGCGGTGAGCTACCAGATCGTGCTGACCAAGGCCGACCAGGTGAAGGCGTCCGAGCTTGAGTCCCGCATCACCGAGACCGAGGCCGCGCTGGCAAAACATCCGGCGGCGTTTCCGAACGTGCTCGCGACCTCGTCACGGAGCTCGACCGGCATGGCCGAACTGCGCGCCGCGATGGCGAAGCTGCTGGAAGAGCGAACCTCGTGA
- a CDS encoding pyrimidine 5'-nucleotidase yields the protein MNPPRTFAHVDTWVFDLDNTLYPHHVNLWQQVDARIGEFVCNWLNVDPEEARKIQKDYYQRFGTTMRGMMTLHGVHADDYLAYVHKIDHSPLEPNPALGEAIAKLSGRKLILTNGSVDHVDAVLARLGLATHFDGVFDIIAAGFEPKPSPLTYQKFLADHAVDPTKAAMFEDLARNLTVPHALGMTTVLVVPDGTKEVVREDWELEGRDAPHVDHVTDDLTGFLGKLSPK from the coding sequence ATGAATCCACCCCGCACCTTTGCCCATGTCGACACCTGGGTGTTCGACCTCGACAACACGCTCTACCCGCATCACGTCAATCTGTGGCAGCAGGTCGACGCGCGGATCGGCGAGTTCGTCTGCAACTGGCTGAACGTCGATCCGGAGGAAGCGCGCAAGATCCAGAAGGATTATTATCAGCGCTTCGGCACCACCATGCGCGGCATGATGACCCTGCACGGCGTGCACGCCGACGACTACCTCGCCTACGTCCACAAGATCGACCACTCGCCGCTGGAGCCGAACCCGGCGCTCGGCGAGGCCATCGCAAAACTGTCGGGGCGCAAGCTGATCCTGACCAACGGCTCGGTCGACCATGTCGATGCCGTGCTGGCGCGGCTCGGCCTGGCAACGCATTTCGACGGCGTGTTCGACATCATCGCCGCCGGGTTCGAGCCGAAGCCGTCGCCGCTGACCTATCAAAAATTCCTCGCCGACCATGCGGTCGATCCGACCAAGGCCGCGATGTTCGAGGACCTCGCCCGCAACCTCACCGTCCCGCACGCGCTCGGCATGACCACCGTGCTTGTGGTGCCTGACGGCACCAAGGAAGTGGTGCGGGAGGACTGGGAACTGGAGGGCCGGGACGCGCCCCATGTCGACCACGTCACGGATGACCTGACGGGGTTTTTGGGCAAGCTGTCGCCCAAATAG
- the truA gene encoding tRNA pseudouridine(38-40) synthase TruA, which yields MSRYKLTIEYDGAPFFGWQVQDALPSVQGALEAAVKAMTGADLRVHGAGRTDAGVHARGQVAHVDIEKQFPPGRFRDGLNAHLRPHPIAVLEAEIVPDTFEARFSAVKRHYRYRVVNTRANLALDIGHAWRVPRRLDADAMHAAAQRLLGKHDFTTFRDTECQAKSPEKTLDQLDVLCDGREITILTSARSFLHSQVRSMVGSLVWVGEGRWTADDLSAALEARNRAACGIVAPPDGLYLMKVDY from the coding sequence ATGTCCCGCTACAAGCTCACCATCGAATATGACGGCGCGCCGTTCTTCGGCTGGCAGGTGCAGGACGCGCTGCCTTCCGTGCAGGGCGCGCTCGAAGCGGCGGTGAAGGCGATGACCGGCGCGGATCTGCGCGTGCACGGTGCGGGCCGCACCGATGCCGGCGTGCATGCGCGCGGCCAGGTCGCGCATGTCGACATCGAGAAGCAGTTTCCGCCGGGCCGTTTTCGCGACGGGTTGAATGCGCATCTGCGCCCGCATCCGATCGCGGTGTTGGAGGCCGAGATCGTCCCTGACACCTTCGAGGCACGCTTCTCGGCCGTGAAGCGGCACTACCGCTACCGCGTCGTCAACACCCGCGCCAATCTCGCGCTCGATATCGGCCACGCCTGGCGCGTGCCGCGCCGGCTCGATGCCGATGCGATGCATGCGGCGGCACAACGCCTGCTTGGCAAGCACGACTTCACGACGTTTCGCGACACCGAGTGCCAGGCCAAGTCACCGGAGAAAACGCTCGACCAGCTCGACGTGCTGTGCGACGGCCGCGAGATCACGATTCTTACCTCGGCGCGCTCCTTCCTGCACAGCCAGGTGCGCTCGATGGTGGGATCGTTGGTCTGGGTCGGCGAGGGCCGCTGGACCGCGGACGATCTCTCCGCAGCGCTCGAAGCCCGCAACCGTGCGGCCTGCGGCATCGTCGCGCCGCCTGACGGGCTGTATCTGATGAAGGTGGATTATTGA
- a CDS encoding DUF1036 domain-containing protein, producing the protein MSLPAAAVSFVFSAAPALADLKICNRMSYVVEAAIGIDDKAATATRGWFRIDPATCRVVVQGTLSADRILLNARALGVYGASPIPQNGSDMLCVAQDNFVIAAARQCRSGQTQAAFTQITPTQAADGNFTAYLAEDSEYDDEQARLAGIQRLLVIAGYDAAPIDGVDGPKTQAALAAFLKSRGLAADIMSSPNFFKTMVDAVQTPSATGLTWCNDTPHKVMAAVATDDGKSVTSRGWYRIDPKTCLHPDVIGQPKQIFSFAEAIDADNRVIKLKDKPLNWGGDRQLCTRETKFETNEQADCGARGFAATGFGVVDMSSGGKTLRFAMP; encoded by the coding sequence ATGTCCCTTCCGGCCGCAGCCGTTTCGTTTGTCTTCTCCGCCGCGCCCGCCCTGGCCGACCTGAAAATCTGCAACCGCATGTCCTATGTCGTCGAGGCCGCGATCGGCATCGACGACAAGGCGGCGACCGCGACGCGCGGCTGGTTCAGGATCGATCCCGCCACCTGCCGCGTCGTGGTGCAGGGCACGCTCTCCGCCGACCGCATCCTGCTCAACGCCCGCGCGCTCGGCGTCTACGGCGCCTCGCCGATCCCGCAGAACGGCAGCGACATGCTGTGCGTGGCGCAAGACAATTTCGTCATCGCGGCTGCGCGGCAATGCCGCAGCGGCCAGACCCAGGCCGCGTTCACCCAGATCACGCCGACGCAAGCCGCGGACGGCAATTTCACGGCCTATCTCGCCGAGGATTCCGAATATGACGACGAGCAGGCCCGCCTCGCCGGCATCCAGCGGCTGCTGGTGATCGCGGGCTACGACGCAGCGCCGATCGACGGCGTCGACGGGCCGAAGACGCAGGCAGCACTGGCCGCCTTCCTGAAGAGCCGCGGACTGGCGGCGGACATCATGTCGTCGCCGAACTTCTTCAAGACCATGGTCGATGCGGTGCAGACGCCTTCTGCAACCGGCCTGACCTGGTGCAACGACACGCCGCACAAGGTGATGGCGGCGGTCGCCACCGACGACGGCAAGTCCGTGACCAGCCGCGGCTGGTATCGCATCGATCCCAAGACGTGCCTGCACCCCGATGTGATCGGGCAGCCGAAGCAGATTTTCAGCTTCGCGGAGGCCATCGATGCCGACAACCGCGTCATCAAGCTGAAGGACAAGCCGCTGAACTGGGGCGGCGACAGGCAGCTCTGCACGCGCGAGACCAAGTTCGAGACCAACGAGCAGGCGGATTGCGGCGCGCGCGGATTCGCGGCGACGGGTTTTGGCGTGGTGGACATGTCGAGCGGCGGCAAGACGCTCCGCTTTGCGATGCCGTGA
- the def gene encoding peptide deformylase, with translation MALREIIILPDKQLRLVSKPIEKVTTEIRKLADDMFETMYDAPGIGLAAIQIAQPLRLITMDLAKPDPDGETKPEPRVFINPEIIAFSEDLSVYEEGCLSIPEYYEEVERPAKVRVRFTDLDGKVHEEDAEGLYATCIQHEIDHLNGVLFVDYLSKLKRDRVIKKFEKAAKRAE, from the coding sequence ATGGCCCTCAGAGAAATCATCATCCTGCCCGACAAGCAGCTGCGTCTGGTCTCCAAGCCGATCGAGAAGGTCACGACGGAGATCCGCAAGCTTGCCGACGACATGTTCGAGACCATGTACGACGCGCCCGGCATCGGGCTCGCGGCGATCCAGATCGCGCAGCCCTTGCGGCTGATCACCATGGACCTCGCCAAGCCTGACCCGGACGGCGAGACAAAGCCGGAGCCGCGTGTCTTCATCAACCCTGAAATTATCGCCTTCTCCGAGGATCTGTCGGTCTACGAGGAAGGCTGCCTCTCGATCCCCGAATATTACGAGGAGGTCGAAAGGCCTGCGAAGGTGCGCGTGCGCTTCACCGACCTCGACGGCAAGGTGCACGAGGAGGATGCCGAAGGCCTCTACGCCACCTGCATCCAGCACGAGATCGACCATCTCAACGGCGTGCTGTTCGTCGACTATCTCTCAAAGCTCAAGCGCGACCGCGTGATCAAGAAGTTCGAGAAAGCCGCCAAGCGCGCGGAGTAA
- the fmt gene encoding methionyl-tRNA formyltransferase, producing the protein MPLRLIFMGTPDFSVPTLLELVSHGHEIAAVYTRAPKPGGRRGLQLQPTPVEEAARKLGVPVLTPKSLKTPEALDEFRAFDADAAVVVAYGMILPQAILDAPKLGCYNLHASLLPRWRGAAPINRAIMEGDAESGVMVMKMDVGLDTGDVAMAERLAITDNMTAVDLHDRLSRLGADLMVRAMAALARGGLQLKKQSEDGVTYAAKIDKAEARIDWTRPARAVLRHIHGLSPFPGAWAELENARVKILRCELAKGSGAPGEVLDDQLTIACGEGAIRILQLQREGKARMQATDFLRGVPVKPPMRLA; encoded by the coding sequence ATGCCCCTCCGCCTCATCTTCATGGGCACGCCCGATTTCTCCGTGCCGACGCTGCTTGAGCTGGTCTCGCACGGCCACGAGATCGCGGCGGTCTATACCCGTGCGCCCAAGCCCGGCGGGCGGCGCGGTCTGCAATTGCAGCCGACCCCGGTCGAGGAAGCCGCGCGAAAGCTCGGCGTTCCCGTGCTGACGCCGAAGTCGCTGAAGACGCCCGAAGCGCTCGACGAGTTTCGCGCCTTCGACGCCGATGCCGCCGTCGTCGTCGCCTACGGCATGATCCTGCCGCAGGCGATCCTCGATGCGCCGAAGCTCGGCTGTTACAATCTGCACGCCTCGCTGCTGCCGCGCTGGCGCGGCGCCGCGCCGATCAACCGTGCCATCATGGAGGGCGACGCCGAGAGCGGCGTCATGGTGATGAAGATGGATGTCGGCCTCGACACCGGCGACGTCGCCATGGCCGAGCGTCTTGCGATCACGGACAACATGACCGCGGTCGATCTGCATGACCGTCTCTCCCGGCTCGGCGCCGATCTGATGGTGCGCGCGATGGCCGCGCTCGCCCGCGGCGGGCTCCAGCTCAAGAAGCAGAGCGAGGATGGCGTCACCTACGCCGCCAAGATCGACAAGGCCGAAGCGCGGATCGACTGGACCAGGCCTGCGCGCGCCGTGCTGCGCCACATCCACGGCCTGTCGCCGTTTCCCGGCGCCTGGGCCGAGCTCGAGAATGCGCGCGTAAAAATCCTGCGCTGCGAGCTGGCGAAGGGCTCCGGTGCACCCGGCGAGGTGCTCGACGACCAGCTCACGATTGCCTGCGGCGAGGGCGCGATCCGCATCCTCCAGCTCCAGCGCGAGGGCAAGGCGCGGATGCAGGCCACGGACTTCCTGCGCGGCGTGCCTGTGAAGCCGCCGATGCGGCTGGCCTGA